Proteins from a single region of Neodiprion virginianus isolate iyNeoVirg1 chromosome 4, iyNeoVirg1.1, whole genome shotgun sequence:
- the LOC124304152 gene encoding uncharacterized protein CG4449-like yields the protein MDSSSDDDCYINSAKTLKALKKQLIVNGSPSDQEAPAVPQDGTQPYMLEDCLISEVHLAPKTKRSSRRTRGRGPRMSRRIADREPEEPEILPQLFAKKPPVQSISLIDSDPEDMIVTMNSDDDKDAAGDDALVNYEMTIKINWQSARLERVPLRRYQEFSKVFEYFSTMVNIPQERIWLVLRNEITIKPSDTPDSLGLTIVDIIEGGIIDGSTEHRCTDKTIVDKDSINIKIQTKDQKKTLNISIKKGQKIKVLMMKCAEQLNIPEDKIKFQFDGEPVHPNETAESLDLEGGECFDMYTIP from the exons CATTAAAGAAACAACTGATCGTTAATGGCAGTCCCAGCGATCAAGAAGCACCAGCAGTCCCACAGGATGGGACGCAACCCTATATGCTTGAAGATTGCTTAATTAG TGAGGTGCACTTGGCACCTAAAACTAAAAGATCTTCGCGTAGAACTCGTGGTAGAGGTCCCAGAATGAGTCGGAGAATAGCTGATCGCGAACCAGAAGAACCAGAGATCCTTCCACAACTTTTTGCCAAAAAACCACCAGTTCAATCA ATTTCTTTAATAGATTCTGATCCAGAAGACATGATAGTTACAATGAATTCTGATGATGACAAAGATGCAGCAGGTGATGATGCACTTGTAAATTATGAAATGACCATAAAAATCAATTGGCAATCTGCTAGACTCGAGCGTGTACCTCTCAGACGG TATCAAGAGTTCTCAAAGGTTTTTGAGTACTTCTCTACAATGGTAAACATACCTCAAGAGAGAATATGGTTAGTTTTGCGAAATGAGATCACGATAAAACCAAGTGATACACCAGATTCCTTAGGTCTCACTATTGTAGATATAATTG aggGTGGAATTATTGATGGTAGTACGGAGCATCGTTGTACTGATAAAACCATTGTGGACAAGGATAGTATCAACATTAAAATTCAAACTAAGGATCAAAAGAAAACACTGAATATTTCCATTAAGAAAGGTCAAAAAATTAAGGTACTCATGATGAAATGTGCAGAGCAACTGAACATTCCAGAAGACAAGATCAAATTCCAATTTGACGGTGAGCCAGTACACCCTAATGAAACTGCTGAGAGCTTGGACTTGGAAGGCGGAGAATGCTTCGATATGTATACAATACcgtaa